A single window of Salvia splendens isolate huo1 chromosome 8, SspV2, whole genome shotgun sequence DNA harbors:
- the LOC121744289 gene encoding V-type proton ATPase subunit a1-like isoform X3 encodes MTRKLRFIKDQIHKACLTPSSNSSSQSDTDLEELEIQLAEHEHGLSEMNANSEKLQRTYNELLEFKMVLQKAGDLLLLSESPMTAQDTELNDNVHISDDYADTSSLLDQEILNGPSTQCGVGFISGIIPKSKVLRFERMLFRTTRGNMLFNQAPAYDQILDPATNEMVEKTVFVVSFSGEQVRIKILKICEAFGANCYPVPEEMTKRRHITQEVLSHLSDLKTTLEAGLCHRDKVLTSIGFHLPKWMNMVKREKAVYDTLNMLNFDVTKKCLVGEGWCPIFAKTKIQEALLRATCDSNSQADIIFHVKDSVESPPTYFQTNNFTYAYQEIVNAYGVAKYQEANPAVYSIITFPFLFAVMFGDWGHGICLLLGALILIVREKKLGSQKLGSFMEMLFGGRYVLLLMSLFSIYCGLIYNEFFSVPFNIFGSSAYRCRDATCSESRSIGLVKYQDTYPFGVDPSWRGSRSELPFLNSLKMKMSILFGIAQMNLGIVLSYFNARHFRNLLDVKYQFVPQMIFLNSLFGYLSLLIITKWCTGSKADLYHVMIYMFLSPLEDLGENQLFWGQSFCQVILLLLAGIAVPWMLFPKPYILKRLHSERFHGRTYQSLETSDIYTDGEYDSASQSDPEEFDFTEVFVHQMIHTIEFVLGAVSNTASYLRLWALSLAHSELSTVFYEKVLLLAWGYDSLVIRLVGLAVFAFATAFILLMMETLSAFLHALRLHWVEFQNKFYSGDGYKFEPFLFPALNDGED; translated from the exons ATGACCCGAAAACTACGGTTTATCAAGGATCAGATACATAAAGCTTGTTTGACACCATCTTCTAATTCATCTTCTCAATCTGATACTGATTTAGAAGAATTAGAG ATTCAACTTGCTGAGCATGAGCATGGGTTAAGTGAAATGAATGCTAATAGTGAGAAACTGCAGCGGACATACAATGAGCTGCTTGAGTTTAAGATGGTATTGCAGAAG GCAGGAGACCTCCTTTTACTAAGTGAGAGTCCTATGACAGCCCAGGATACAGAATTAAATGACAATGTCCATATTAGTGATGATTATGCAGACACCTCGTCACTGCTGGATCAG GAGATTCTAAATGGACCTTCTACTCAGTGTGGTGTGGGATTTATTAGTGGTATCATCCCTAAATCGAAAGTTCTAAGATTTGAGAGGATGCTCTTTCGTACAACAAGGGGAAACATGCTTTTCAATCAGGCACCAGCTTATGACCAAATCCTGGATCCTGCAACTAATGAGATG GTTGAGAAAACAGTTTTTGTGGTATCATTCTCAGGGGAACAGGTGAGAATAAaaattctgaaaatttgtgAAGCTTTTGGTGCAAATTGCTATCCTGTTCCAGAAGAAATGACCAAGCGGAGGCATATAACTCAAGAG GTTCTATCACACCTGTCTGATCTGAAGACAACCTTAGAGGCTGGCCTCTGTCATCGAGATaaggttttgacatccattggATTTCACCTCCCCAAGTGGATGAACATG GTGAAAAGGGAAAAGGCTGTTTATGACACATTAAATATGCTGAATTTTGATGTCACAAAGAAGTGTTTGGTGGGTGAGGGTTGGTGTCCTATCTTTGCTAAAACTAAG ATACAGGAAGCTCTGCTACGTGCAACATGTGATAGTAATTCACAAGCTGATATAATCTTTCACGTGAAGGACTCAGTTGAGTCTCCTCCAACATATTTTCAAACCAACAATTTCACATATGCATATCAAGAAATTGTAAATGCATATGG TGTTGCTAAATACCAGGAGGCGAACCCTGCAGTTTATTCAATTATTACGTTTCCGTTTCTTTTTGCTGTGATGTTCGGGGACTGGGGTCATGGTATATGCTTGCTATTAGGGGCGCTGATTCTAATTGTCCGTGAAAAGAAACTTGGATCTCAA AAACTTGGAAGCTTCATGGAGATGCTATTTGGTGGTCGATATGTACTCCTCCTGATGTCTCTCTTTTCAATTTATTGTGGCTTGATATACAACGAATTTTTTTCCGTTCCTTTTAACATATTTGGAAGCTCTGCCTATAGATGCCGGGATGCTACATGCAG TGAATCTCGTTCTATTGGTTTAGTCAAATATCAAGACACATATCCATTTGGCGTGGATCCAAGTTGGCGTGGAAGTCGTTCTGAGCTGCCTTTCTTAAATtctttgaaaatgaaaatgtctATTTTGTTCGGCATTGCACAAATGAATTTAGGAATCGTCCTAAGTTATTTTAATGCTCGCCACTTTCGCAACTTGCTTGATGTTAA GTATCAGTTTGTACCTCAAATGATCTTCCTTAACAGTCTGTTTGGGTATCTTTCTCTTCTCATCATTACAAAATGGTGTACTGGTTCTAAAGCAGACCTTTATCATGTGATGATTTACATGTTCTTAAGTCCTTTGGAAGACTTAGGTGAAAACCAGCTGTTTTGGGGTCAGAGCTTTTGCCAG GTTATATTGTTGCTTTTGGCTGGTATTGCTGTTCCATGGATGCTCTTTCCAAAACCTTATATTTTGAAGAGACTCCACTCTGAG AGATTTCACGGCCGAACATATCAGAGTCTTGAAACCTCAGACATCTATACTGACGGGGAATATGATTCTGCAAGCCAATCGGACCCTGAGGAATTTGATTTTACCGAGGTATTTGTGCATCAAATGATACACACCATCGAATTTGTACTTGGTGCAGTATCAAATACTGCGTCATATCTCCGGCTGTGGGCTTTGAG TTTGGCCCACTCGGAGTTATCGACTGTTTTCTACGAAAAAGTCCTCCTTCTTGCGTGGGG GTATGACAGTCTGGTTATTCGTTTGGTGGGTCTGGCAGTTTTTGCTTTCGCCACAGCATTTATACTACTCATGATGGAGACACTCAGTGCTTTCCTCCATGCCCTGCGTCTTCATTGGGTGGAATTTCAGAATAAGTTCTACAGCGGCGATGGCTACAAATTTGAACCCTTTTTGTTTCCTGCATTGAATGATGGTGAAGATTAG